In Aquimarina sp. TRL1, a single window of DNA contains:
- a CDS encoding helix-turn-helix domain-containing protein, which produces MSINSCPNCNAREYIKSGVIANRQRYKCKKCNYYFTVNKLGKKIDDYYVNKALQLHLEGLTYREIERILGISHVSIMNWVKKYNVKRPQSTNYHPTYKILSSDELSRYFMNTDNVKGAGVIVTELGDKFMLIKWERFKE; this is translated from the coding sequence ATGTCCATTAATTCATGCCCAAATTGTAATGCCAGAGAGTACATAAAAAGTGGTGTTATAGCCAATAGACAGCGATATAAGTGTAAAAAATGCAACTACTATTTTACCGTAAATAAGTTGGGGAAAAAGATTGATGATTACTATGTTAATAAAGCTTTACAATTACATTTGGAAGGGTTAACCTATAGAGAAATAGAACGTATTTTAGGGATTTCTCATGTTAGTATTATGAATTGGGTAAAAAAGTATAATGTGAAGCGTCCACAAAGTACAAACTATCACCCAACCTATAAAATTTTGAGTAGTGATGAGCTTTCCAGATATTTTATGAATACGGATAATGTAAAAGGAGCTGGGGTTATCGTTACGGAATTAGGAGATAAATTTATGCTTATTAAATGGGAAAGGTTTAAAGAATAA
- a CDS encoding NUDIX domain-containing protein, which translates to MADEWIDVLDQKGNPTHKKILKSEAHKLGVFHQSVHLWLYTSTGNLLLQKRAPAKDTYPGLWDVSVAGHISYQEAPMKAALRESREELGIMLQESNLSFIGTFKSMMSPSDNIIDNEFHRIYISEFLGKISELQLQKEEVSQVKLIPIKTLYAHVMSEHISKEYVPHGTTYYNFILKEITNKLK; encoded by the coding sequence ATGGCAGATGAATGGATAGATGTACTAGATCAAAAAGGAAATCCGACTCACAAAAAGATTCTTAAATCCGAAGCACACAAGTTGGGGGTATTTCATCAAAGCGTCCATCTATGGTTGTATACTTCTACAGGAAATCTTTTACTGCAAAAAAGAGCTCCAGCAAAAGATACATACCCTGGTCTATGGGACGTTTCTGTTGCAGGACATATTTCTTATCAGGAAGCTCCAATGAAGGCAGCTCTGAGAGAATCTAGAGAAGAGTTAGGGATTATGCTTCAAGAAAGTAATTTATCTTTTATAGGGACTTTTAAATCCATGATGTCACCTAGTGATAATATAATCGACAATGAATTTCATCGTATTTATATTTCCGAATTTTTAGGAAAAATTTCTGAGTTACAACTTCAAAAAGAGGAAGTATCCCAGGTAAAATTAATTCCTATAAAAACTTTATATGCACATGTAATGAGTGAACATATCTCAAAAGAATATGTGCCACATGGAACTACTTATTATAATTTTATCTTAAAAGAAATTACAAATAAGTTAAAGTAA
- a CDS encoding Dps family protein produces the protein MNNIHLQTSEKLNVLLADYHLYYQKLRNFHWNVTGSNFFELHLKFEELYEDAKLKIDEIAERILTLRVIKPISNFSDYLAASNIKESDSDLKDVEMVSTILRDQDILIKQLRIVAKSAEEAEDDGTLDFVGTYIGELEKTSWMLNAWNQQN, from the coding sequence ATGAACAATATTCATTTACAGACATCAGAAAAATTGAATGTCCTATTAGCTGACTATCATTTATACTATCAGAAGTTAAGAAACTTTCACTGGAACGTTACCGGTTCTAATTTTTTTGAACTACATCTAAAATTTGAAGAACTTTATGAAGATGCTAAACTAAAAATTGACGAAATTGCAGAACGAATTTTAACATTAAGGGTTATAAAGCCTATTAGTAATTTCAGTGACTACTTAGCCGCTTCTAATATCAAAGAATCGGATTCTGATTTAAAAGATGTAGAGATGGTATCTACGATTCTGAGAGATCAGGATATTCTTATTAAACAATTGAGAATAGTTGCCAAAAGTGCTGAAGAAGCTGAGGATGACGGAACCTTGGATTTTGTAGGAACTTATATTGGTGAATTAGAAAAAACCAGCTGGATGCTTAATGCATGGAATCAACAAAATTAA
- a CDS encoding SdiA-regulated domain-containing protein, which yields MESTKLNISILALFISLITLVGCTKNRVIQKIKKLPGISKEISGITLFPSQEYLYTINDSGNDNTVIIFTSEGDFIDEFVIPGTTNIDWEDISYDHYNNLYIGDFGNNDNDRKDLVIYKVSDPLKGKSTVSEIKFSLEDQLKFPPKKKNRNFDIEACIYLDGNLYLFTKNRSSHFDGTTKLYTVPAIPGTHTAQLVATFKTCEYSNRCFITAAAVNHAQNKIVLLTYDMIFVLTDFKLPNVFNGSIQTKELNHFSQKEGVTFLNDTTLLVTDEKNGKNTGFLYKVEL from the coding sequence ATGGAATCAACAAAATTAAACATTTCAATACTTGCTCTTTTTATTAGTCTTATCACCTTAGTGGGATGTACTAAAAACCGAGTTATTCAGAAAATAAAAAAACTACCAGGTATTTCTAAGGAAATATCTGGTATCACTTTATTCCCTTCGCAGGAATATCTCTATACAATTAATGACTCAGGTAATGACAACACTGTAATCATATTTACTTCTGAAGGGGATTTTATTGATGAATTCGTAATTCCTGGTACGACAAATATCGATTGGGAAGATATTAGTTATGATCATTATAACAATTTATATATAGGGGATTTTGGTAATAACGATAATGACAGAAAAGACCTGGTTATTTACAAAGTATCAGACCCTCTGAAAGGAAAAAGTACTGTTTCTGAAATAAAATTCTCTCTGGAAGATCAATTAAAGTTCCCTCCTAAAAAGAAAAACAGAAATTTTGATATAGAAGCATGTATTTACCTTGACGGAAACCTCTACCTATTTACGAAAAACAGATCTTCTCACTTTGATGGAACTACGAAACTCTATACTGTTCCAGCAATCCCCGGAACTCATACTGCTCAATTAGTTGCTACATTTAAAACCTGTGAGTATAGCAATCGTTGTTTTATTACGGCTGCTGCCGTCAATCATGCTCAGAACAAAATCGTATTGTTAACGTATGATATGATTTTTGTGTTAACGGATTTTAAACTCCCCAACGTATTTAATGGTTCAATACAAACAAAAGAGCTTAATCATTTTTCTCAAAAGGAAGGAGTTACTTTTTTAAACGATACTACCTTGCTTGTTACAGATGAAAAAAATGGAAAAAACACCGGCTTTCTTTATAAAGTAGAACTATAA